The Prunus persica cultivar Lovell chromosome G8, Prunus_persica_NCBIv2, whole genome shotgun sequence genome includes a region encoding these proteins:
- the LOC18766311 gene encoding pathogenesis-related leaf protein 4, with protein sequence MEGLCKNKISLALLLICLIGLARAQNAPDDYVKAHNAARAAVGLDTLDWDEGLADSAKNYANQRAGDCDLVHSNSGPGENLAMSPDGDLTAKLAVDQWVAEKADYDYKTNTCAPGKQCGHYTQVVWRDTGLVGCAKVQCAYGGSYVVCHYDPAGNSVGVKPY encoded by the coding sequence ATGGAAGGGTTGTGCAAGAACAAGATCTCATTAGCCCTACTTTTAATTTGCCTAATAGGGTTAGCCCGTGCCCAAAACGCCCCAGATGACTACGTGAAAGCCCACAACGCGGCGCGAGCGGCGGTTGGCCTCGACACCTTGGACTGGGATGAAGGCCTAGCAGATTCTGCGAAAAACTATGCTAACCAACGTGCCGGCGACTGCGACCTCGTGCACTCGAATTCAGGCCCTGGTGAAAACCTTGCAATGAGCCCTGACGGAGACTTGACGGCGAAATTGGCTGTGGACCAATGGGTGGCGGAGAAGGCCGATTATGATTACAAGACCAACACCTGCGCCCCTGGGAAGCAGTGTGGCCATTATACGCAGGTCGTTTGGCGTGACACAGGGCTTGTTGGGTGTGCCAAAGTCCAGTGCGCCTATGGAGGTTCCTATGTCGTTTGCCACTATGATCCTGCAGGCAACTCTGTTGGGGTGAAGCCTTACTAA